The Cydia strobilella chromosome 5, ilCydStro3.1, whole genome shotgun sequence region tatttagatcaccacggtttcactcactattatttttagtcgcttttggcgacatgtttcggactcttcgggagtccttcctcaggtatgagtgtccgcggcggtttcAATCaggacggaggctggatgttgccacctgcataGAAGTCTATACGATTGcgtggacatagtgagtgcagtgtgcttgacttcggtcgatacagccgccctaccagaccttcacttcaCGACTCCAGCTGcagactgccccgcgccccccgcccccgccccatcagcgcgcgcgcaacgagcgTCGAGGCGGGCGacgcgggcagtgcacggagtacagccgccgcgggcacgagcgcctgaggaaggactcccgaagagtccgaaacgTGTCGCCAAAcgcgaataaaaataatagtgagtgtaACCATTATGATCCAAATATTTTCGATTAAAGCTACAGTTCAAACATAAATCTACCTTTACCTTAATTCATGTATGTACCATGTCCTGTATGTGCCTTGTCgttatttgaataatattatcAAAAGGGATGGTGTTGATACCATCTAACTATCCGTTAGGCGTCAGTTGGCAAGATGTCTGGTATCAAATATTTACAGAGATCCATCTCCGAGTTAACAAATGTTACTTTGCTTGAGGTGTTGTCATCCAACCTGTAACAaaattacaagtttttatttaagtgTAATGTGGGAAAGCAATGGATGGCAATAGCTTCAAACAGAAGCAAATGGAttgagttggaggaggccttcacccaaagAGGGGTTCACCACTAAGCAAATTAAGATAGATTCAACCTACAAATGTAACCTAAACTTAGTGTGAATAAacggcttttttttttttttttttatttaagtgtaATGTGAAGAGAGAATCTGAGAGTCCTAACCAGTTTCCAGGGCCgtattgcataataaactacaacaaatattacaagcagaactccttttctaattaagtgaaattagaaaaggagccgcttgtaatattagttgtagtttattatgcaatacGATCCAATCTAGAAGGTTTTCCCAataaatccaaatatattcctAATAGTCACATTTTGGTGAttcattataaatacaaataactttattttgcatgaaatatggtacatttgaatttgaaaacaAGTCACATTTCCAGAAAGACCAATGTAATTAGAACCTTAAATCTAATTGCTCCGGTTCGGTTGTGGGTTATGTTTATAAactaacattaataataatattttaaccttttaagtGTAAttcaaacattattatttaatatacatgttttaggtttattttagtttataagtaaTTTGTATGTTAACTTTATTGTTGCATTTCCTTAACAggattagtttgtaattttaataacaaaacttccgtgagacagacatattaaatatattaataacgggtcacgggTTTGTTTGTAATACTCacaattatacttatattatacatGTAGGTTTAACATCCACACTCACTATGCATAGATAAAAAATACCGACCACAAAAATTCCGGACTCCGtttaaaagtaagaaatttATTTGGATGTTTTgggtatatttaaaatactaaccATCCTTTTATAACTGCCCAGCACCCTGAAAATAATGTGGGTGCATTGATGATGAGACAAACCCCGAGTCTCTCCGGATAATGTCTACTTAGCAGCCAAATCAGGTTCTTTAGAACTTGGTAATCCATGCAAGACAGGGTGAATCCATTCAGGTCAAACACTATGCATAGATTGTCTATTACTTCCTCAAAACATCTTTTACTGGCATCTTcctgaaaatgaaataaatacaatttgtattttatttttaactatgatTAACCTTTCATGTGCTtagtagcagatctgctccatatataatCAACTTAAACGTGAAGTTGTCACggttgctatttatatggcaattttttgacatgcgcatacgaaaggttaaaaattaaaatatgttcatTCAGGAAACACTTagaaacatattagattagTACATCTGTCAAATCACAATACAAAAACCCTTTGTTTCGCAAACTTCCGCAGTGggaatgtttattttaaatttacgtAATTGACAGAAAGCTAAAATTCCAACAAATTTAAAGTAATGTCTGCCACTTGACATGctattaaaaatgtaatttacgGTATGAAATGGAGGAGAGGAAAACAttacttaataaatagtttttgtGCCTGTATAAGCTACATgtacaaaagattcatgactggctttaatggaaaatatttatcaatGATTTTAAGCTTAGCAGCTACACTAtaaagaaaactttttattaaagacatttacCAAACAGTAAACAATAAATTTGGTGAGTTCATCAATGTTGCGGTCATTGGAGCTGTGGTTCTTCGCCGGAATGTAGACAATGGGCCGCCCCGTGATGTCCCGGTGCTTTAGAACTCTAGCTTTGTTTGAATACTTCTCTATTAGTTCTGCATCCTTGTGTAATTCAGTCACACCATATTCTGCACGCCATttgttagtttttattattgcctGAAATTAAGTACACAATTTTTATAAAAGGACTAGTGATTAGTATATTGGCAAAATTGATAAATAGGTGATAACTAGGAAAAAATCGATAAATTGAAATGAATGTTGTTAAGAATGCTGAGCAGCTAGGTTAGATACCTGGAAAGCGTTATCGACAGTTCTAAAGGCACGAAGATACCGTCGTAGAGAGTAATCGTTGTGGTACTGTGCCGGGTCAGCGCTAACTATTATATTCATTCGTTCCTTCAACTGCCTCAAGTCGTCTTCGTTAACCGGTTTCAGTTTCTCGGCCATGATTCAGGAACAAGATATTTATCTTTACGTAAAGTGGACTATAACCCAAATTGGTCAGAATATAATACGTATAATCCTAGTCTCCCTAAGAAGTTAGATAACTGTGTAAACTAATTCTTTCAAAACATTTTCCCTTCCCTTATCAGTCACTCAGTCACAAGTGTCATAACACACCACAGACAAACCATAGATAAACTATGCTATCTAATCAAATGAGTATAGAACAAAGATATTAAGGGTTCTATCACACTGGAGATTTGCGATCGAGTTGAAAGCGAGGCGAGTAGATTTCAGGCACATCGATTTAACTGCGTGATAAGATACTGGGATTCTTTGAAAATACGTTACGTTCTCGCGGCGAAATCGTTACGCGAACTCGCTGTTAAATCGCTAGTGTGATAGGGGCCCTAATAGTCAAAGTCAGCTGAGAGCATGGACTTGGCATGGActaaaagccgtaacagactactgCACCGCACTCTATGACGACTTGGCGGAACAACTGCGTCGAACGCCACTCAaggagggctaacgcgtatgaattcgccgctaggggcgctagtgtagatggtggtcttttccatagttcgaaatgtcaaatgtcacttgtcacttcaatgactgacagatgttctatagtcttttggaccaccatcaacagaggcgccaactggtgagcaaaaaaacgatagcctgTAATATATAATGTGTACTGTAACACCCTAGTTTGCTCTATCTGTCAAAGATTGCGCGACAACGCCTATGAAAGGCGATAGATGGCACAATTCAGTCATtctccgacatatatatatacttaacaCGTTTTGATCTTTAAGGTTGTTTAAAGAATTAAAAACATGTAAGGTATAAGACGCTTTACACACTTAATTCAGTCGGCCTAACTAGGATCCTGAAAAAAGTTCTTGTGCAGTCAAAATCTTGCTAAACGCGGTTACACCTTTAGGTACGGGGGTACGATTTAGGATTCTGAATTAAGTAAGATGTGTGATTTGTGTGAAGCGCTTAAGCCttattaataatgatttatagctaaataaaatgaaagtcTCATAAACAAGCTTAAACACTTCAAAAGTATATTTAAGGAAAGGTAAGAACGCCAGATTTTCCACGACATGGGATATGGGATCAAAGTTGTCGAAAAGTGTGTGATCGGAGTTCGGAGTGTCGACACATTTGCCAAGTTGGCTGCAACGGCGAGGCGAGTCCCGCGGGTGTGATCGGTGCTCTTACACGGTAAGGAATTGTGTGGATCGCGGTTTCTCTCACTTATTTTACCCCAGACTGAAGCACGGCGAAAGCACTTGGGTACATTTGACAATTTTcttaactcgttcgcgtctttcctgtagacatcgctaAGATAATCTAAAGCTAATTATTACGCTAAACACCCTTACAGGTGGGAACTGGGGGAACCCCAATACGGCAACACAGTCACTGTGCAGCTGCTACACAGTGCATCCTACCCTTTTATTATCTTAGATTAATAATTCTATTAGTGTCGGGTACTGGTTCCCTGTCGGTCGCTGGTGCCACTACACTACGTTACTGTACTGTAGTTATAGTTgggtcccaggtagcaaagggacgtcagcgacgtcataatgacttaatgagggctatcgtttttttgctcaccagttggcgcctctgttcaatcaatctttgggtattatggctccatcgatattgTCGATGATTCCGCCAACGTCAAGGTTTAGGAAGGCACGTGCTTTATGAAGACAATTGGCCGGTGAATATCCACGACGCAGTTCACTCAGATGAGAATCGAATGTAGATCTACCAggacaaaacaaacatatattattaaaactaactactacaaatacaggttattgtttttaatgtgtTTAGCTAAAACGTTCACAAAAGGGGAGGTAACTAATGTAAGGAGGAAATTAATGTTAACAGGACGGGGAATTTTAGGGGGGAGGATGTCATACAAGGGGGTGACGAGACGattacaattccaaaatacgtgTTCGAGAGTACCCTCCGCCAGACCACATTCACATAGAGTGGTCTCGAACACGCATTTTTTTCAAGCGAACAGGGGTGCAAACGTGGCCCAGTCGGAGGCGAACGATCGTTGAAGTAATGTTCTTTGGCAAGGACTTCCGAGTACCAGAGAACCACGGTTTATGGGGAATATTTGGTTGGATTCCGCGATAATGCTTAGCGATCTGTAGTTGAGTAGTATGCCATCGGGTGTTCCAGGTATCTCGCAAGTGGGTTAGAGCTTGGGCCTTAATGTCACGAGGAAAGCATCGATCATACCTGTAGCTGCCAATCGTTATTGCTTCCTTGGCGCACTGGTCGGCCATCTCATTACCTGATATTCCGCTATGACTCGGAATCCAAGCCAATATTACCTGAATATTCTCCAAATGACATTTGTAAAGCAGGTCTTTGATTTTTAAAGTAATGCTGAAGTTTTCTTTAGCATGAAAAGGCCTTTTAACTATATCTTGTAAGCAGCTCAACGAATCAGTTAAAATAATGGATTTATTaaggtggtggtggtgggtggtggtgggtgggttttttgctcaccagttggcgcctctgttgatggtggtccaaaagactaaagaacagctgtcagtcattgaagtgacaagtgacatttgacatttcgaactatggaaaagaccaccatctacactagcgcccctagcggcgaattcatacgcgttagccctcattatggcgtcattatgacgtcgctgacgtcataatgacgtataaatgctgttaggggttgttttacggtacctactgTTCATTTAGACCCTTAAATCCATCAAGTTTCTTAATCTAACAATAATCATTAGATACCATTAAGAT contains the following coding sequences:
- the LOC134741632 gene encoding uncharacterized protein LOC134741632, with translation MAEKLKPVNEDDLRQLKERMNIIVSADPAQYHNDYSLRRYLRAFRTVDNAFQAIIKTNKWRAEYGVTELHKDAELIEKYSNKARVLKHRDITGRPIVYIPAKNHSSNDRNIDELTKFIVYCLEDASKRCFEEVIDNLCIVFDLNGFTLSCMDYQVLKNLIWLLSRHYPERLGVCLIINAPTLFSGCWAVIKGWLDDNTSSKVTFVNSEMDLCKYLIPDILPTDA